The Armatimonadota bacterium genomic interval TTCATCCTCATCCGCGCCCTGGCGTATCGCCTGAATTAGGGTGATCATATACTTCTCCTCCGGCCCCCCTTGGTTAGGGAGCGAGTCTTCAAACAAGCTCAAATTAAGCTGCTTCCCGCCGCGCTCTACCGGGGAGAGCTTGGGCTTGTTATCACTGCCTTTGATGAAGGTGTATATGAAATCACCTTTCGCGGTCCCTTCGTGCCTTTGGTGTGCTGTGTCCCTGTATGCCTCGATTTCGCCTTGGTAGGTGATCCCGTGCTCCTCGATATCGAAGCCAGCGTCTAAAGTGGCTCTAATCATTGCAAACCACGCTCGCGGATTCTTATTGTTGAAAGTAAACACGAGGCATCCTCCTGGTTTAAGAACTCTGTAACACTCCTTGAAGACTCGCGTGAGGCCTTCTCGGTAATCGTCGAAAGTCTTCGCTTCTTTGTCAGTAGCACTAGACTTCCGATGGACAAGGATCTCATCAGACAGATCAAACAGTTTCGCCGAGAACGGCAGGCGGTCTTTGAGCCAAACACTCC includes:
- a CDS encoding DNA methyltransferase, whose protein sequence is MTFSVDGWMDGRPVAWAKHAYWTPNQFIECNPLEYFEKRIKAGISGLKDRRSRFSKSCHHGTVTEVVTGKSSYSVQSTSSESMELPDDSVDLVLTDPPYGSNVQYGELCHFWSVWLKDRLPFSAKLFDLSDEILVHRKSSATDKEAKTFDDYREGLTRVFKECYRVLKPGGCLVFTFNNKNPRAWFAMIRATLDAGFDIEEHGITYQGEIEAYRDTAHQRHEGTAKGDFIYTFIKGSDNKPKLSPVERGGKQLNLSLFEDSLPNQGGPEEKYMITLIQAIRQGADEDELSDVMQRLEQPSGVLV